A section of the Bradyrhizobium oligotrophicum S58 genome encodes:
- the minE gene encoding cell division topological specificity factor MinE, with protein sequence MSVLRLFAGRAASAPVARERLQILLAHERSLRGQPDLLMQLREEILAVVSRHVVLDPDKVIVRMDRGKHVSTLEVDIELPNGADRAFASAG encoded by the coding sequence ATGAGCGTATTGCGGCTCTTTGCCGGACGTGCGGCCTCTGCGCCGGTCGCGCGGGAGCGGCTGCAAATCCTGCTGGCGCACGAGCGCAGCCTGCGCGGCCAGCCTGATCTCCTGATGCAGCTGCGCGAGGAAATCCTCGCCGTGGTTTCGCGCCATGTGGTACTCGATCCCGACAAGGTCATCGTTCGCATGGACCGGGGAAAACATGTCTCGACGCTCGAGGTCGACATCGAACTGCCGAATGGCGCCGACCGCGCCTTTGCCAGCGCAGGGTGA
- a CDS encoding methyl-accepting chemotaxis protein, which produces MPSFSNLSIRNKVLLAFGIVLITAMGLGGFSIDRLGNVNGSAAEVRDNWLPATGWLGTISKAVEQYRAREGALLLAPAAEKDRQEQLLKESLQLFDQTWRLYEPTVTTSEEKALVAAFKRPWTSYVEGGKQLMELARKNQIEAATALYVGKLRDDFNEARKALEKDLAWNVEQGKAEADRGAAVYQSARSWILAVIALAALLCIAMGYLIVSGVARPITAMTEVMRRLAGGDMSAHIPGAERKDEIGNMASAVLVFKNNAIETEKLRAEQAEAEKLAAERRKRDMHELANSFEGAVGQIIETVSSASTELEASASTLTSTAERTQQRTTAVAAASEEASTNVQSVASATEELSSSVNEISRQVQDSARMANEAVDQARKTNDRVSELSKAAARIGDVVELINTIAGQTNLLALNATIEAARAGDAGRGFAVVASEVKALAEQTAKATGEIGQQISGIQAATQDSVGAIKEISGTIEKLSEIASTIAAAVEEQGAATQEISRNVQQAAQGTHDVSANISDVQRGASETGSASSQVLSAAQSLSQDSNRLKLEVGRFLSTVRAA; this is translated from the coding sequence ATGCCGTCCTTTTCCAACCTGTCCATTCGCAACAAGGTGCTGCTGGCCTTTGGCATCGTGCTGATCACGGCCATGGGGCTCGGCGGCTTCTCGATCGATCGGCTGGGCAACGTCAACGGCTCGGCCGCCGAGGTTCGCGACAACTGGCTGCCGGCGACCGGCTGGCTCGGCACCATCTCCAAGGCCGTGGAACAATATCGCGCGCGCGAGGGCGCGCTGCTGCTGGCGCCCGCCGCCGAGAAGGATCGCCAGGAGCAGCTGCTCAAGGAAAGCCTGCAGCTGTTCGACCAGACCTGGCGTCTTTATGAGCCGACTGTCACGACGTCGGAGGAGAAGGCGCTGGTGGCCGCGTTCAAGAGGCCGTGGACCTCCTATGTCGAAGGCGGCAAGCAGCTGATGGAGTTGGCGCGCAAGAACCAGATCGAGGCCGCGACGGCGCTGTACGTCGGCAAGCTGCGGGACGATTTCAACGAAGCACGCAAGGCGCTCGAAAAGGACCTGGCGTGGAACGTCGAGCAGGGCAAGGCGGAGGCCGACCGGGGCGCCGCCGTGTATCAGTCCGCGCGCAGCTGGATCCTGGCTGTGATCGCGCTGGCTGCCTTGCTCTGCATCGCCATGGGGTATCTCATCGTGTCGGGCGTGGCACGCCCGATCACCGCCATGACGGAGGTGATGCGCCGGCTCGCCGGCGGCGACATGTCGGCTCACATTCCCGGCGCCGAGCGCAAGGACGAAATCGGCAACATGGCGAGCGCCGTGCTGGTGTTCAAGAACAACGCCATCGAGACCGAGAAGCTGCGCGCCGAGCAGGCGGAGGCGGAGAAGCTTGCGGCCGAGCGGCGCAAGCGCGACATGCACGAGCTTGCCAATAGTTTTGAGGGCGCGGTCGGACAGATCATCGAGACCGTCTCCTCCGCCTCGACCGAGCTCGAGGCGTCGGCGTCGACGCTGACATCGACCGCCGAACGCACGCAGCAGCGCACCACCGCCGTCGCCGCGGCGTCCGAAGAGGCCTCCACCAACGTCCAATCGGTCGCGTCGGCCACGGAGGAGCTGAGCTCCTCGGTCAACGAAATCAGCCGCCAGGTGCAGGACTCCGCGCGGATGGCCAACGAGGCCGTCGATCAGGCGCGCAAGACCAACGATCGGGTCAGCGAGCTGTCGAAAGCGGCCGCGCGCATCGGCGACGTCGTCGAGCTGATCAACACCATCGCCGGGCAGACCAACCTGCTCGCCCTGAACGCGACCATCGAAGCTGCGCGGGCCGGCGACGCCGGCCGCGGCTTCGCGGTGGTGGCCTCGGAGGTCAAGGCGCTGGCCGAGCAGACCGCGAAGGCGACCGGCGAGATCGGCCAGCAGATTTCCGGCATCCAGGCGGCGACCCAGGACTCGGTCGGCGCCATCAAGGAGATCAGCGGCACCATCGAAAAGCTGTCGGAGATTGCCTCGACCATCGCCGCGGCGGTGGAGGAACAGGGCGCCGCGACGCAGGAGATCTCACGCAACGTGCAGCAGGCCGCGCAGGGGACGCATGACGTATCCGCCAACATCTCCGACGTGCAGCGCGGCGCCAGCGAGACCGGCTCCGCGTCGTCCCAGGTGCTGTCGGCCGCGCAGTCGCTGTCGCAGGACAGCAACCGGCTGAAGCTGGAGGTCGGACGCTTTCTCAGCACGGTGCGGGCGGCGTAG
- a CDS encoding NAD(P)H-dependent flavin oxidoreductase yields MQTSSLAGLRARLRLPLIAAPMFLVSGIELVSAACASGVIGAFPTVNCRTPDELDSWLHEIAGRLARSSDASGEATAPVCPNLIVHRSNTRLHDDLAVLLRHRPELVITSVGSPAQVVAPLHDAGALVFADVVSIRHAERAAAAGADGLVLLTAGAGGQTGWLNPFAFVRAVRSFFAGPIVLAGGISDGVALRAAEVLGCDLAYMGTRFIATRESTADERYKAMLVESSADDVLLTSAFTGLPTSMLRPSIVAAGLDPDALPVRGAIEIGSDIDIGAREARPKRWRDVWSAGHATSGVTDIPTVAALVARTADEYGRAREGS; encoded by the coding sequence GTGCAGACGAGTTCATTGGCCGGCCTGCGGGCGCGGCTGCGCCTGCCGCTGATCGCGGCGCCGATGTTCCTGGTGTCGGGCATCGAACTGGTGAGCGCGGCCTGCGCCAGTGGCGTGATCGGTGCGTTCCCGACCGTCAATTGCCGCACGCCGGACGAGCTCGACAGTTGGCTGCACGAGATCGCAGGCCGGCTCGCACGGAGCAGCGATGCCAGCGGCGAAGCGACGGCGCCGGTCTGCCCAAACCTGATCGTGCATCGCTCGAATACGCGGCTGCATGACGATCTCGCGGTGCTGTTGCGGCATCGGCCGGAACTCGTGATCACCTCGGTCGGCTCGCCGGCGCAGGTCGTCGCGCCGCTGCATGATGCCGGCGCGCTGGTGTTTGCCGACGTCGTCTCGATCCGGCATGCCGAGCGGGCCGCGGCGGCCGGTGCCGATGGCCTGGTGCTGCTGACGGCCGGTGCCGGCGGCCAGACCGGGTGGCTCAATCCCTTCGCCTTCGTGCGCGCGGTCAGGAGCTTCTTCGCCGGTCCGATCGTGCTCGCCGGCGGCATCAGCGACGGCGTGGCGCTGCGCGCGGCCGAAGTGCTGGGCTGCGATCTTGCTTATATGGGCACCCGGTTCATCGCCACCCGCGAGAGCACGGCGGACGAGCGCTACAAGGCGATGCTGGTCGAAAGCTCCGCCGACGACGTGCTGCTGACCTCGGCCTTCACCGGTCTGCCGACCAGCATGTTGCGGCCCTCGATCGTCGCGGCCGGGCTCGATCCCGATGCCCTGCCGGTGCGCGGCGCGATCGAGATCGGCAGCGATATCGACATTGGCGCGCGCGAAGCACGGCCGAAGCGCTGGCGCGACGTCTGGAGCGCGGGGCACGCCACGTCGGGCGTCACCGACATTCCCACGGTGGCCGCGCTGGTGGCGCGCACGGCTGATGAGTATGGCCGCGCCAGGGAGGGGTCCTGA
- a CDS encoding DUF1801 domain-containing protein, producing MKATNVDEGSQSPSELIDARIRDLGDWRGAMLARVRSLIKQADPDVVEEWKWRGVPVWSHAGIICTGETYKAAVKLTFLRGAALPDPKGLFNASLDGNTRRAIDIHEGDEIDEKAFKALIGVAVKLNMMKGKK from the coding sequence ATGAAAGCGACGAATGTCGATGAGGGGAGCCAGTCTCCGTCGGAGCTGATCGACGCCCGGATCAGGGACCTCGGCGATTGGCGCGGCGCGATGCTGGCGCGCGTCCGCAGCCTGATCAAACAAGCGGACCCGGACGTCGTGGAAGAATGGAAGTGGCGTGGCGTCCCCGTATGGTCGCATGCCGGCATCATCTGCACCGGCGAGACCTACAAGGCGGCGGTGAAGCTCACCTTCCTCAGGGGCGCCGCGCTGCCGGACCCGAAAGGCCTCTTCAACGCCAGCCTCGACGGCAACACCCGCCGCGCCATCGACATTCACGAAGGCGACGAGATCGATGAGAAGGCATTCAAGGCGCTGATAGGCGTGGCGGTGAAACTGAACATGATGAAGGGGAAGAAGTAG
- a CDS encoding thioesterase family protein has protein sequence MQPIFRVANDHVIVSPDAAGPWDPSMQHGSAPSALAVWAAERIPTKSPMRIARVTIDLMRPVPLTELSVETEVLREGRKIQLSAVRLRAGDTVVVTATVLKIRQDAVPLPDDVRELPVDLPGPDDATPEPADFSTSPFVRGMTLRAARGRFGVRGPGAIWYRVDWPLVEGHAVSQAMRAVIASDFCNGTSAALDFHSYTFLNADLTVNMAREPVGDWILLDAESWIGPDGAGLAMARLGDARGYFGRVVQSLVIEKR, from the coding sequence ATGCAGCCGATCTTCCGCGTCGCAAACGATCACGTCATCGTCAGTCCCGATGCCGCGGGGCCGTGGGACCCGAGCATGCAGCATGGGTCCGCGCCCTCGGCGCTGGCCGTGTGGGCGGCCGAACGCATTCCGACAAAGTCGCCGATGCGCATCGCCCGCGTCACCATCGATCTGATGCGGCCTGTGCCGCTTACCGAACTCAGCGTCGAGACCGAGGTGCTGCGCGAGGGCCGCAAGATCCAGCTCTCGGCGGTGCGCCTGCGCGCCGGCGATACCGTAGTGGTGACGGCGACGGTGCTGAAGATCAGGCAGGATGCCGTGCCGCTGCCGGATGACGTCCGCGAGCTGCCGGTCGATCTGCCCGGCCCTGATGATGCCACGCCCGAGCCCGCCGATTTCTCCACCAGCCCGTTCGTGCGCGGCATGACCCTGCGCGCCGCGCGCGGCCGGTTCGGCGTCAGGGGACCGGGCGCGATCTGGTACCGCGTCGACTGGCCGCTGGTGGAAGGCCATGCCGTATCGCAGGCGATGCGCGCTGTCATCGCGAGCGATTTCTGCAACGGCACCTCGGCCGCGCTCGACTTCCACAGCTACACTTTCCTCAACGCCGATCTCACCGTCAACATGGCGCGCGAGCCGGTCGGCGACTGGATCCTGCTCGATGCCGAAAGCTGGATCGGCCCGGACGGGGCGGGCCTCGCGATGGCGCGGCTCGGTGATGCCAGGGGCTATTTCGGCCGCGTGGTGCAGAGCCTGGTGATCGAGAAGCGGTGA
- the minC gene encoding septum site-determining protein MinC, which translates to MVMSASAETVRPVIRLRGRSYVAFVFSPVVPIADWLSELDATLKGSPGFFVGKPIVLDLSAVDLSPLAITHLIKSIESRNIRVLGLEGVEQARLSLGMPPLLSGGRHCAVQEIEPEKPQLQQPTSLLLDQPVRSGQSIVFPDGDVTVLGAVSSGAEIVAGGSIHVYGALRGRAMAGINGNSAARIYCQKIEAELVAIDGYYQTAEQIDAALRGRAAQARLEGHSMKIVALN; encoded by the coding sequence ATGGTCATGAGTGCCAGCGCTGAAACGGTGCGTCCTGTTATTCGTCTGCGCGGGCGCTCCTACGTCGCCTTCGTGTTCTCGCCGGTCGTGCCGATTGCCGATTGGCTCAGCGAGCTCGATGCGACGCTCAAAGGCTCGCCCGGCTTCTTCGTCGGCAAGCCGATCGTGCTCGATCTCTCCGCGGTCGATCTCAGTCCGCTCGCCATCACCCACCTCATCAAGAGCATCGAGTCGCGCAACATCCGCGTGCTCGGTCTCGAAGGCGTCGAGCAGGCGCGGCTGTCGCTCGGCATGCCGCCTCTGTTGTCGGGCGGCCGTCACTGCGCCGTGCAGGAGATCGAGCCGGAGAAGCCACAGCTGCAGCAGCCGACTTCGCTGCTGCTCGATCAGCCGGTGCGCTCCGGCCAGTCGATCGTGTTTCCCGATGGCGACGTCACGGTGCTCGGCGCGGTGTCGTCCGGCGCCGAGATCGTCGCCGGCGGCTCGATCCATGTCTACGGCGCGCTGCGTGGCCGCGCCATGGCCGGCATCAACGGCAATTCGGCGGCGCGCATCTACTGCCAGAAGATCGAGGCCGAGCTGGTCGCGATCGACGGCTACTACCAGACCGCGGAGCAGATCGACGCCGCATTGCGCGGCCGGGCCGCGCAGGCCCGGCTCGAAGGTCATTCCATGAAGATCGTTGCATTGAACTGA
- a CDS encoding NAD-dependent epimerase/dehydratase family protein, producing MNLFVIGFGYTAQRFVARHGGAFARISGTVRSVDKRAQLAPYDIDLFDGTPPATTTLAKAAEADVVLISVPPGPGDDPSLTAFGDAITTGRARRVVYLSTVGVYGDHKGAWIDEDTPLAPEHDRVQARVRVEEEWRARIGDRLAVLRLGGIYGPGRNALVELRAGRARRIVKPGQVFNRIHVDDAAGAIIGAIRRDSGGAWNIVDDEPAPPQDVIAYAAGLMGITPPPELPFDSAELSPMARSFYASNRRIRNINSKRDLGLVFAYPTYRAGLNALWADGEGR from the coding sequence ATGAACCTCTTCGTCATCGGCTTCGGCTACACCGCCCAGCGCTTCGTCGCACGGCACGGCGGCGCGTTCGCGCGCATCTCCGGGACGGTGCGCAGCGTCGACAAGCGCGCGCAACTGGCGCCCTACGACATCGACCTGTTCGACGGCACGCCGCCCGCGACTACGACGCTGGCGAAGGCCGCTGAGGCGGACGTCGTGCTGATTTCGGTGCCGCCCGGACCCGGCGACGATCCGTCCCTGACGGCGTTTGGTGACGCCATCACGACGGGCCGCGCGCGGCGCGTGGTCTATCTCTCCACGGTCGGCGTCTATGGCGATCACAAGGGCGCCTGGATCGACGAGGACACGCCGCTCGCGCCGGAGCATGACCGCGTCCAGGCGCGCGTGCGCGTCGAGGAGGAATGGCGGGCGCGGATCGGCGACCGGCTCGCGGTGCTCCGGCTCGGCGGCATCTATGGGCCCGGGCGCAATGCGCTGGTCGAGCTGCGTGCGGGCCGGGCGCGGCGGATCGTGAAGCCCGGGCAGGTATTCAACCGTATCCATGTCGATGACGCCGCCGGCGCGATCATCGGCGCGATCCGGCGCGACAGCGGCGGCGCCTGGAACATTGTCGACGACGAGCCGGCCCCGCCCCAGGACGTCATCGCCTATGCCGCCGGCCTGATGGGGATCACGCCGCCGCCGGAGCTGCCATTCGACAGCGCCGAGCTGTCGCCGATGGCGAGGAGCTTCTACGCCAGCAACCGGCGCATCCGGAACATCAACTCCAAGCGCGATCTCGGCCTCGTCTTTGCCTATCCGACCTACCGCGCCGGACTGAACGCGCTGTGGGCCGACGGCGAAGGACGCTGA
- a CDS encoding AMP-binding protein produces the protein MSDQLHSFPVVCEQTLLTLSRYPSRTAFSWPGGSLSYQGAVDLIGRLQNVFMRLGLPPGTRVAFLTANRADSWCAGMAAQLSRLAITWLHPLGSLEDQLFQLADSESQVLVLDAAAFRERGGELASRADGLQHVFTLGPADYGADLLAAIEQAGHASARNFAVPADIATLNYTGGTTGKSKGALRSHREYGGFATAILADFEIPDRARYLTVAPISHVAGTKVLPTLMRGGTVHMLKSFDPEAVLATITRERINFTLFVPTMIYVLLDHPALAKTDLSSLELVLYGASAMSPTRLVEGIERIGAVFSQLYGQTECYPVSVLRKADHDPKQPELFLSCGFPIAACEVKILDDDDQEVAQGQAGEICVRAPHVMTEYWKRPDITAETLKNGWLHTGDIARRDERGYIYILDRKKDMIVSGGFNIFPREIEDVLTQHADVAMCAVVGVPDDKWGEAVTAIVVPRAGAQIDASELIELVKARKGSAHAPKRIEFVKELPVTGVGKIDKKVLRARYWEGRGRMVG, from the coding sequence ATGAGCGATCAGCTCCATTCATTTCCCGTGGTCTGCGAGCAGACCCTGCTTACATTGTCGCGCTACCCATCGCGCACCGCCTTCAGCTGGCCAGGCGGATCCTTGTCCTATCAAGGCGCCGTCGACCTGATCGGACGCTTGCAGAACGTGTTCATGCGCCTCGGCCTGCCGCCGGGAACGCGCGTCGCGTTCCTCACCGCGAACCGCGCCGACAGCTGGTGCGCCGGCATGGCGGCGCAGCTGTCGCGGCTGGCCATCACCTGGCTGCATCCACTGGGATCGCTGGAGGATCAGCTGTTCCAGCTGGCGGATTCGGAGTCTCAGGTGCTGGTGCTCGATGCCGCCGCGTTCCGCGAGCGCGGCGGCGAGCTGGCGTCGCGCGCCGACGGATTGCAGCACGTGTTCACGCTGGGGCCGGCGGACTACGGCGCCGATCTGCTGGCCGCCATCGAGCAGGCTGGCCACGCCAGCGCGCGCAACTTCGCCGTCCCTGCGGACATCGCGACCCTGAACTACACCGGCGGCACCACCGGAAAGTCGAAAGGCGCGCTGCGCTCTCACCGTGAATATGGCGGCTTCGCCACCGCGATCCTGGCCGATTTCGAGATTCCCGACCGCGCACGTTATCTGACGGTGGCGCCGATCAGCCATGTCGCCGGCACCAAGGTGCTGCCGACGCTGATGCGCGGCGGCACGGTGCACATGCTCAAGAGCTTCGATCCGGAGGCGGTGCTGGCGACCATCACGCGCGAGCGCATCAATTTCACGCTGTTCGTGCCGACCATGATCTACGTGCTGCTCGATCATCCCGCGCTGGCAAAGACTGACCTGTCGTCGCTGGAGCTCGTGCTGTACGGCGCCTCGGCGATGTCGCCGACGCGGCTGGTCGAAGGCATCGAGCGCATCGGAGCGGTGTTCTCGCAGCTCTACGGCCAGACCGAATGCTATCCGGTCTCGGTGCTGCGCAAGGCCGACCATGATCCGAAGCAGCCGGAGCTGTTTTTGTCGTGCGGCTTCCCGATCGCCGCCTGCGAGGTCAAGATCCTCGATGACGACGACCAGGAGGTGGCGCAGGGCCAAGCCGGCGAGATCTGCGTGCGCGCGCCGCACGTGATGACGGAATACTGGAAGCGGCCGGACATCACCGCCGAAACCCTGAAGAACGGCTGGCTGCACACCGGCGACATCGCCCGCCGCGACGAGCGCGGCTACATCTACATCCTCGACCGCAAGAAGGACATGATCGTCTCCGGCGGCTTCAACATTTTTCCGCGCGAAATCGAAGACGTGCTGACGCAGCATGCCGATGTTGCGATGTGCGCTGTCGTCGGCGTGCCCGACGACAAATGGGGCGAGGCCGTCACCGCGATCGTGGTGCCGCGCGCCGGCGCGCAGATCGACGCGAGCGAGCTGATCGAGCTGGTGAAGGCACGCAAGGGCTCCGCACACGCGCCGAAGCGGATCGAGTTCGTGAAGGAGCTGCCGGTGACCGGCGTCGGCAAGATCGACAAGAAGGTGCTGCGCGCGCGGTATTGGGAAGGGCGTGGGCGGATGGTGGGGTAG
- the minD gene encoding septum site-determining protein MinD, whose amino-acid sequence MAKVLVVTSGKGGVGKTTTTAAMGAALAQAGEKVVVVDFDVGLRNLDLVLGAERRVVFDLINVVHGVAKLPQALIRDKRLENLWLLPASQTKDKDALTEDGVGRVITELRKTFDWVVCDSPAGIERGAMLAMRYADEAIIVTNPEVSSVRDSDRIIGMLDSKTVRAENGERVEKHILITRYDPGRAARGEMLSIDDVLEILATPLLGIVPESQDVLRASNVGCPVTLNSPASAPARAYHDAMRRLLGEEVEMQIPSERKGLMNLLLGRRAA is encoded by the coding sequence ATGGCGAAAGTACTTGTTGTGACGTCGGGCAAGGGTGGCGTCGGAAAGACCACCACGACGGCGGCGATGGGCGCGGCGCTGGCGCAGGCCGGCGAGAAGGTCGTCGTGGTCGATTTCGACGTCGGGCTGCGCAATCTCGATCTCGTCCTCGGCGCCGAGCGCCGCGTGGTGTTCGACCTCATCAACGTCGTGCACGGCGTCGCCAAGCTGCCGCAGGCGCTGATCCGCGACAAGCGGCTGGAGAATCTGTGGCTGCTGCCGGCCTCGCAGACCAAGGACAAGGACGCGCTGACCGAGGACGGCGTCGGCCGCGTCATCACCGAGCTGCGCAAGACGTTCGACTGGGTGGTGTGCGACAGCCCCGCCGGCATCGAGCGCGGCGCGATGCTGGCGATGCGCTATGCGGACGAGGCGATCATCGTCACCAATCCCGAGGTGTCGTCGGTGCGCGATTCCGACCGCATCATCGGCATGCTCGATTCGAAGACGGTGCGCGCCGAGAACGGCGAGCGCGTCGAGAAGCACATCCTCATCACGCGCTACGATCCCGGCCGCGCCGCGCGCGGCGAGATGCTGTCGATCGACGACGTGCTGGAGATCCTGGCGACGCCGCTGCTCGGCATCGTGCCGGAGAGCCAGGACGTGCTGCGCGCCTCGAACGTCGGCTGTCCGGTGACGCTCAACAGCCCCGCCAGCGCGCCCGCCCGCGCCTATCACGACGCGATGCGCCGCCTGCTCGGCGAGGAGGTCGAGATGCAGATCCCGAGCGAGCGCAAGGGCCTGATGAACCTGCTGCTGGGACGGAGGGCTGCATGA